A section of the bacterium genome encodes:
- the gap gene encoding type I glyceraldehyde-3-phosphate dehydrogenase gives MAIKVGINGFGRIGRLSMRTIMGKYPGVFEVVAINDLFDSKTNAYLFKYDTNYGIWPEDVSADGNSIKVGDRSIKVFAEKDPAKIPWGDLGVEMVLESTGVFTDANHDTVKGKPGARAHIDAGAKKVVISAPAKNEDITIVLGVNQDKYDPANHNIVSNASCTTNCLAPVTKVLNDSFGIDKGLMTTVHAYTNDQRVQDQAHSDLRRSRAAAENIILTSTGAAKALHLVVPELKGKLNGYSLRVPTSTVSVVDLVLTFQKSVTAELINEAILAAANGPMKGYLGVTNEPLVSVDFKGDPRSSIVDATSTMVIGDNMAKVIAWYDNEWGYASRVADLLNFMAEKGL, from the coding sequence ATGGCAATTAAAGTAGGAATTAATGGATTTGGCCGCATTGGCAGACTAAGCATGCGCACAATCATGGGGAAGTACCCAGGCGTTTTTGAAGTGGTCGCTATCAACGATCTTTTCGACTCGAAAACTAACGCATATCTTTTCAAGTACGATACAAACTACGGCATCTGGCCTGAAGATGTTTCGGCAGATGGTAATAGCATTAAAGTCGGCGATCGCAGCATAAAGGTTTTCGCTGAAAAAGACCCCGCAAAGATTCCATGGGGCGATCTTGGCGTCGAGATGGTCCTTGAATCGACGGGCGTTTTTACTGACGCTAATCACGACACAGTAAAGGGCAAGCCGGGCGCTCGCGCTCACATCGATGCAGGCGCAAAAAAGGTCGTTATCAGCGCCCCTGCTAAGAACGAAGATATTACAATCGTCTTAGGGGTTAACCAAGACAAATACGATCCGGCTAATCACAATATCGTTTCAAATGCATCCTGTACCACCAACTGTCTCGCCCCCGTTACAAAAGTTCTCAACGATAGCTTTGGCATCGATAAGGGCTTAATGACAACGGTACACGCCTATACTAACGATCAGCGAGTTCAAGATCAAGCACACAGTGACTTGCGACGTTCAAGAGCCGCTGCCGAGAATATCATTCTCACCAGCACCGGAGCTGCAAAAGCGCTTCACCTGGTCGTTCCTGAGTTGAAGGGCAAGCTAAACGGCTATTCTTTGCGCGTTCCGACTTCAACTGTGTCGGTTGTTGATTTGGTTTTAACTTTTCAAAAATCAGTTACTGCTGAACTGATAAATGAAGCTATCCTCGCTGCCGCCAACGGACCGATGAAAGGTTATCTTGGCGTCACCAATGAACCGTTAGTTTCGGTTGACTTCAAAGGCGATCCCCGCAGCTCTATCGTGGATGCTACCTCCACCATGGTCATCGGTGATAACATGGCAAAGGTTATCGCCTGGTATGACAATGAGTGGGGTTACGCATCCCGTGTGGCCGACCTTCTCAACTTTATGGCAGAGAAGGGTCTGTAA